One stretch of Ooceraea biroi isolate clonal line C1 chromosome 4, Obir_v5.4, whole genome shotgun sequence DNA includes these proteins:
- the LOC105275101 gene encoding uncharacterized protein LOC105275101 isoform X3 — protein sequence MLENCRWLLYASRFYGCHPHTINERSILKHFHLLLVYSLTMCSLHCVMAYYATDVSSCIAKNAMIVGCTLQRINQYSQSIYIILSILLSCLRHIEFERAVAAACKFDDLTRHYHWSINNVQINHYTQYFFMMVIIITWSVFGVLRKLAVPQMALHIIVIQCITRSTFSIEIAKFCFLYNALRHRFHRLNGLCCELAGIGVNIDIGVSGLHAKRLTLPNLQRLHCCLTNATNYLTSYYNIQLLCWISCLLIDILTFIFTILYGVNNTLLICVRCIILVQLTLQIIAISRVSHLTCDQANALAETVYSVQAFSFKYIKSCTLDPIYHPLSG from the exons ATGCTGGAAAACTGTCGATGGTTGTTATACGCGTCGCGTTTCTACGGTTGTCATCCACATACAATTAACGAGCGATCGATACTAAAACATTTTCATCTATTGTTAGTGTATTCGTTGACCATGTGCAGCTTACATTGCGTTATGGCATATTATGCAACTGATGTTAGCAGCTGCATTGCCAAAAACGCGATGATCGTAGGTTGTACTCTGCAACGTATTAATCAATACAGCCAAAGTATCTACATAATCTTGTCAATATTGTTATCGTGTCTGCGACATATAGAATTCGAACGTGCCGTTGCAGCCGCTTGTAAATTTGACGACTTAACGCGGCATTATCATTGGAGCATTAATAACGTACAAATAAACCATTATACACAGTATTTCTTTATGATGGTGATCATTATTACTTGGAGTGTGTTTGGTGTATTAAGGAAACTTGCCGTACCTCAAATGGCTTTGCATATAATTGTGATACAATGCATAACACGCTCCACATTTTCAATAGAAATCGCAAAATTTTGCTTCTTATATAACGCATTGCGACATAGATTTCATCGCCTCAATGGACTGTGTTGTGAACTGGCTG ggATAGGTGTGAACATTGATATCGGTGTATCTGGACTACATGCCAAGCGTCTTACACTTCCGAATCTTCAACGATTGCATTGCTGTCTCACAAATGCAACAAACTATCTCacttcttattataatatacagttGCTTTGTTGGATTTCATGCTTgttaatagatattttaacATTCATCTTTACTATACTTTACGGAGTAAATAACACGTTGCTAATTTGCGTTCGATGTATTATACTTGTGCAATTAACACTTCAAATTATCGCTATTAGTCGTGTTTCTCATCTGACATGCGATCAG GCAAATGCATTAGCAGAGACAGTATATTCAGTACAAGCATTCTCATTTAAATACATCAAATCCTGCACC
- the LOC105275101 gene encoding uncharacterized protein LOC105275101 isoform X2 — MLENCRWLLYASRFYGCHPHTINERSILKHFHLLLVYSLTMCSLHCVMAYYATDVSSCIAKNAMIVGCTLQRINQYSQSIYIILSILLSCLRHIEFERAVAAACKFDDLTRHYHWSINNVQINHYTQYFFMMVIIITWSVFGVLRKLAVPQMALHIIVIQCITRSTFSIEIAKFCFLYNALRHRFHRLNGLCCELAGIGVNIDIGVSGLHAKRLTLPNLQRLHCCLTNATNYLTSYYNIQLLCWISCLLIDILTFIFTILYGVNNTLLICVRCIILVQLTLQIIAISRVSHLTCDQANALAETVYSVQAFSFKYIKSCTEAIELGVFLRTHPLRVRICDLFNLDSRFIFSAFGVILMYVILASSIH; from the exons ATGCTGGAAAACTGTCGATGGTTGTTATACGCGTCGCGTTTCTACGGTTGTCATCCACATACAATTAACGAGCGATCGATACTAAAACATTTTCATCTATTGTTAGTGTATTCGTTGACCATGTGCAGCTTACATTGCGTTATGGCATATTATGCAACTGATGTTAGCAGCTGCATTGCCAAAAACGCGATGATCGTAGGTTGTACTCTGCAACGTATTAATCAATACAGCCAAAGTATCTACATAATCTTGTCAATATTGTTATCGTGTCTGCGACATATAGAATTCGAACGTGCCGTTGCAGCCGCTTGTAAATTTGACGACTTAACGCGGCATTATCATTGGAGCATTAATAACGTACAAATAAACCATTATACACAGTATTTCTTTATGATGGTGATCATTATTACTTGGAGTGTGTTTGGTGTATTAAGGAAACTTGCCGTACCTCAAATGGCTTTGCATATAATTGTGATACAATGCATAACACGCTCCACATTTTCAATAGAAATCGCAAAATTTTGCTTCTTATATAACGCATTGCGACATAGATTTCATCGCCTCAATGGACTGTGTTGTGAACTGGCTG ggATAGGTGTGAACATTGATATCGGTGTATCTGGACTACATGCCAAGCGTCTTACACTTCCGAATCTTCAACGATTGCATTGCTGTCTCACAAATGCAACAAACTATCTCacttcttattataatatacagttGCTTTGTTGGATTTCATGCTTgttaatagatattttaacATTCATCTTTACTATACTTTACGGAGTAAATAACACGTTGCTAATTTGCGTTCGATGTATTATACTTGTGCAATTAACACTTCAAATTATCGCTATTAGTCGTGTTTCTCATCTGACATGCGATCAG GCAAATGCATTAGCAGAGACAGTATATTCAGTACAAGCATTCTCATTTAAATACATCAAATCCTGCACC gaAGCAATCGAATTAGGAGTGTTCCTTCGAACGCATCCATTACGTGTTAGAATCTGTGACTTGTTTAATTTGGACAGCCGATTTATATTTTCG
- the LOC105275101 gene encoding uncharacterized protein LOC105275101 isoform X1, translated as MLENCRWLLYASRFYGCHPHTINERSILKHFHLLLVYSLTMCSLHCVMAYYATDVSSCIAKNAMIVGCTLQRINQYSQSIYIILSILLSCLRHIEFERAVAAACKFDDLTRHYHWSINNVQINHYTQYFFMMVIIITWSVFGVLRKLAVPQMALHIIVIQCITRSTFSIEIAKFCFLYNALRHRFHRLNGLCCELAGIGVNIDIGVSGLHAKRLTLPNLQRLHCCLTNATNYLTSYYNIQLLCWISCLLIDILTFIFTILYGVNNTLLICVRCIILVQLTLQIIAISRVSHLTCDQANALAETVYSVQAFSFKYIKSCTEAIELGVFLRTHPLRVRICDLFNLDSRFIFSVMIIQNSDFGVAILTPDAQAPRETVWTMSAERPIARYGTAA; from the exons ATGCTGGAAAACTGTCGATGGTTGTTATACGCGTCGCGTTTCTACGGTTGTCATCCACATACAATTAACGAGCGATCGATACTAAAACATTTTCATCTATTGTTAGTGTATTCGTTGACCATGTGCAGCTTACATTGCGTTATGGCATATTATGCAACTGATGTTAGCAGCTGCATTGCCAAAAACGCGATGATCGTAGGTTGTACTCTGCAACGTATTAATCAATACAGCCAAAGTATCTACATAATCTTGTCAATATTGTTATCGTGTCTGCGACATATAGAATTCGAACGTGCCGTTGCAGCCGCTTGTAAATTTGACGACTTAACGCGGCATTATCATTGGAGCATTAATAACGTACAAATAAACCATTATACACAGTATTTCTTTATGATGGTGATCATTATTACTTGGAGTGTGTTTGGTGTATTAAGGAAACTTGCCGTACCTCAAATGGCTTTGCATATAATTGTGATACAATGCATAACACGCTCCACATTTTCAATAGAAATCGCAAAATTTTGCTTCTTATATAACGCATTGCGACATAGATTTCATCGCCTCAATGGACTGTGTTGTGAACTGGCTG ggATAGGTGTGAACATTGATATCGGTGTATCTGGACTACATGCCAAGCGTCTTACACTTCCGAATCTTCAACGATTGCATTGCTGTCTCACAAATGCAACAAACTATCTCacttcttattataatatacagttGCTTTGTTGGATTTCATGCTTgttaatagatattttaacATTCATCTTTACTATACTTTACGGAGTAAATAACACGTTGCTAATTTGCGTTCGATGTATTATACTTGTGCAATTAACACTTCAAATTATCGCTATTAGTCGTGTTTCTCATCTGACATGCGATCAG GCAAATGCATTAGCAGAGACAGTATATTCAGTACAAGCATTCTCATTTAAATACATCAAATCCTGCACC gaAGCAATCGAATTAGGAGTGTTCCTTCGAACGCATCCATTACGTGTTAGAATCTGTGACTTGTTTAATTTGGACAGCCGATTTATATTTTCGGTAATGATTATACAGAATTCGGACTTCGGTGTCGCTATCCTCACTCCAGATGCCCAAGCACCGCGAGAGACAGTGTGGACTATGTCGGCAGAGCGGCCTATCGCCAGATACGGAACTGCCGCGTAG